In the Rhodohalobacter sp. SW132 genome, AATTTGTGAAGCGTCGCGATTACGACGGTGAATAATTAAGCAGGAACAGAAAGATTATGAAATCACACGAATTACGCGATCTGTCGCTTTCAGAACTGGAAGCCAGGCTAAAGGATGAGAAAAAGGCTTTAGTTGATTTTAAATTTAACAAAGCCATTGCGGGACAAATTGAAAACCCGGCGAGAATTAAAAATACACGCCGTGAAATCTCCCGATTGACAACGATTATTAACGAAAAAAAGAGTGCTGAATAACGATTATGGCACAAGCAGAAAGAGCTCAAAGAAGAACTAGAACCGGCCGCGTTGTAAGCGACCGAATGGATAAAACAATCACCGTGGCTGTCGACCGTCAGATTAAACATCCTATTTATGGAAAGTTTATCACGAAAACCACGAAATACCTGGCTCACGACGAAACAAACCAGGCTAACTCCGGTGATACCGTGCTGATTATGTCAACACGTCCATTATCAAAACGAAAATCTTGGCGTTTGGTCGAGATCGTAGAACGAGCAAAATAACGATCAATTTGTAGGGTAAAGGAATGATTCAAACACAATCAACACTGAATGTAGCTGATAACAGCGGTGCAAGAAAAGTGATGTGTATCAAAGTTTTAGGTGATTCTAAGAGAAGGTATGCCCGAATTGGAGACCTTATTTCTTGCTCGGTTAAAACAGCGATCCCTGGCGGTAATGTGAAAAAGGGTGAAGTGGTACAGGCTGTTATCGTACGCACTAAAAAGGAAATTCGTCGCAAAGATGGAAGTTATATTCGATTCGATGAGAATGCGGCGGTAATTATTAACAAGGAAAAAGAACCGGTTGGAACCCGTATTTTTGGTCCCGTTGCCCGGGAACTTCGTGAAAGAAATTTCATGCGGATTGTTTCACTGGCCCCTGAAGTACTTTAAAGGATAGCAATATGCCACGTAAGTTTAATAGAAAAAAGAAATTACACGTAAAGCAAGGTGATGATGTTCTTGTGCTTGCCGGAAACGACAAGGGCAAAAGAGGTCGCGTAATGCTGGTTTATCCTGAACGAGACCGGGTACTTGTTGAGGGTGTAAACATGAGAACACACCACGAAAAACCATCACAGGAAAATCCTCAGGGTGGACGTCTGAAGCGGGAAGCTCCCGTACATATTTCAAACCTTATGGTAATCGATCCTACAACGGATGAACCAACCCGGATCGGTCGTAAGCGTATTGAAGAAGAAGGCGGCGGACGATGGGTTCGTTACGCAAAGAGTAGTGGCGAAATTATTGACAAGTAATTCTGAAATAGTAGAATGGCAGAAGCAAGACTTTATACACAGTACAAGAAAGAAATCGTTGATAAACTCATGGATGAGTTTAAATACGATAACATCATGGGTGTACCCAAACTCAAAAAAATTATTATAAATGTTGGGTATGGAAATGCAATTAATGATGCGAAAACCCTGGATGTCATTACAGAAAATATTGGGATAATTACCGGCCAAAAAGCGGTTAAAACCAAAGCGAAAAAATCTGTATCGAACTTTAAACTTCGTGAAGGACAGGAAATTGGCGCTAAAGTTACTCTGAGAGGAAAAATTATGTTTGAATTCCTCGATCGATTAATTAATCTCGCCCTCCCAAGAACACGCGACTTCCAGGGAGTGCCCAATAAAAGTTTTGATGGCCGTGGGAATTATACCATGGGAATCAAAGAACATACAATATTCCCTGAGATTGATGTAGACAAAGCTTCAACCGTGCACGGCATGGATGTCTCATTTGTAACATCTGCTGAAACAGATGAAGAGGCATTTGCTCTTTTGAAGCATATGGGAATGCCGTTTAAGAAATGAATTTGAATATAAAAGTATATACCAATGG is a window encoding:
- the rpmC gene encoding 50S ribosomal protein L29: MKSHELRDLSLSELEARLKDEKKALVDFKFNKAIAGQIENPARIKNTRREISRLTTIINEKKSAE
- the rpsQ gene encoding 30S ribosomal protein S17, producing MAQAERAQRRTRTGRVVSDRMDKTITVAVDRQIKHPIYGKFITKTTKYLAHDETNQANSGDTVLIMSTRPLSKRKSWRLVEIVERAK
- the rplE gene encoding 50S ribosomal protein L5 translates to MAEARLYTQYKKEIVDKLMDEFKYDNIMGVPKLKKIIINVGYGNAINDAKTLDVITENIGIITGQKAVKTKAKKSVSNFKLREGQEIGAKVTLRGKIMFEFLDRLINLALPRTRDFQGVPNKSFDGRGNYTMGIKEHTIFPEIDVDKASTVHGMDVSFVTSAETDEEAFALLKHMGMPFKK
- the rplN gene encoding 50S ribosomal protein L14, which encodes MIQTQSTLNVADNSGARKVMCIKVLGDSKRRYARIGDLISCSVKTAIPGGNVKKGEVVQAVIVRTKKEIRRKDGSYIRFDENAAVIINKEKEPVGTRIFGPVARELRERNFMRIVSLAPEVL
- the rplX gene encoding 50S ribosomal protein L24, producing MPRKFNRKKKLHVKQGDDVLVLAGNDKGKRGRVMLVYPERDRVLVEGVNMRTHHEKPSQENPQGGRLKREAPVHISNLMVIDPTTDEPTRIGRKRIEEEGGGRWVRYAKSSGEIIDK